ACATTCGTTTTAGGATTTGATTGGATgactttttataaaaatattttaaataaattttaaacaaatttaaaatataaaaataattttatatttagatattttatataaaaatatattttttaacaattatttttaaatacaataatataaaaatatttatttatttattatgttaaaaatatttttaagtaaaaaatattttaaaaaatatatcaattataacttataaaaaaatattttttattttttaatacttttatttttattattattttttttaaatatattaaaaaaatattaataaaaatatttttttaagaatttaataaTATCCAAACAAACTCTTAGTCCATTAAATtatgatataatataaaaagGAATGTCAATATATTGTTGTTGTCGCACATATTTGCTTGTGGAATGCAATAGTATAAAAGATCAAAATTTTAAGCATGCAATTTTATACGGGGATGTTTAAGCCTCCACCTTTCATTGCAGTGATTGAACCTTTTATGAGCAGTTGTAAATTGGTAATATATAATTGCcatttaaaagaaaagaaaaataataacttCATATCAACAAGGGAAAAAGACGTTAGATTTctttttgaagaaaaaatatatttaaattaagggtttaattattatatgtattaaaaatatatgataaaattactaataattaaaaattttaaatgtgtttatttaataaataaaaaataaatgaattaaaaacctaaatttttgtatttttaatattttttatttataatcttaacctatgaaaaaataaatctaaattaaaataaattttcagaagacttatttatttatgaaaaatgTTATAATTTTCCTATAGACTCTTAAGTTCAATCTTTTCTGAATTATTGGAAGACAAAGTTAGAAAAACAAGGCTGAAATGCCTTTTTGCTGTCCTAACAATTTAACATACTTTTCTTTCTCCGTCactctctttctctttgttttcttttgctCAGTCATTTCTAACCTTCTGGGACTTGTTTATTTGGACAGTGTGAAACCCGTGACGCGGTGCTTAATGCGTGGTACTCCAAGGACAGAAAAGTCATTTCACTCAAACTCAATGCCCTCAAAGCAAGGAACTTGTACTTTCAAATAGAAACGCCCACACCTGATTCCACACACTCACACCTCGCTGAACCCGACTTGAGCTGATACAGAAATTTTTGTCTTCAACAGCTTTCGGATTTTCATTTTCAAACCCACTCCAtcacttttctctctcttctctatctttctctctctatataGTAGATACTCAATAATACTAGCGATTGATTCTGATTCTTCTAGTATCTCGAGATTTTCAGTTATTTTCAGTAATCATCCCTGAAAGGTGagtgtttcttttttttttttttttgaatgaattttgTTTGGGAGGGTTTAAGGTGAAAGTTGAAAACTTTTGTTTGGTTTTGGAATTCTGGGTTTTGGAAGTATTTTAAGGGTTttattttgtgtgtttttgttTGAACTTGTCGGAACAagctactactactactactacttaATTACTTTGTCATTGTTCTCTGCGTTCTTCTTTGTCGGTTGTCGTTTCAATTTAAAGCTCTGTTTTCCGtgttttgatgatttttatGTCGTTTTCAGGTCGTTTTGACCGCCGTGGAGGACTTCGAATTTGAAGTGTTCTTTACGCTCCCGTGTGTGTTGGTGAGTATCGAGAAAATCCAttcaagatttaaaattttaattgtttgGTTTTGCTATTATTTTGGAAGATTGTGCTTAGAAGTTTGAACCGGAATGTCCTTAGAATCAAATTAGAGAGTAAATTTGAGCTGTTGGTGTTTGTGATAGTGAAGGCACTATAGTTAACTCTGCAACTTTTGGATATGCGTTTGGGCTCTGAATTTTTTGAAGAATGGGTTTTTGTATAGATATAAATAACTTGCATTATTAGAGTGCAATATAATTTGTTATTTGTTGTTGGGGTTTATTATCTGATGGTGTTATTTTTCGTGGGGGAATGGTTCATTGGTTCTGTGTCTTTCATAATGTCAATGTGAATGGTTATTTGGTATCTTGGGCAATGATCTTTGTGTAGGTTTGTAAATAAATTTCTGTCACATGGCATTGTTTTGagtttcatattttatatatgCTACCCGTTCATGATGATCTATATTTCATTTTGTCTTCTTTCTTGTAACATGTGTTTTGTTCAACAGGTTTTACAGTCATAATATTTAGATATAGCGGACAATGGTAGCTAAAATCCGGCAAAGTGCTACCGACTCACCCAACGCAACAAAGCCAGAGGTTGGAGAGATTGACACCAGTCCTCCTTTTCAATCTGTTAAAGATGCTGTCTCTTTATTTGGTGAAGGTGCTTTCTCTGGTGAAAAACCTTTCATTAAGAAGGCAAAACCCTATTCTGCTGAGGTAATTGTCAATTTTTGTAACTTTTTGCCTTGTAAGGGTACAAACTTCAAACCCCTTGTGGTAGGTAGAACTAAATCTAAAAGTTGCATATCTCCTAAGTGTATCCTGTAAAGTTAATGAAGTAGTAACTGCAGTATAAACCTGTTATGGTTTTTAACATAAGTACTCGCTTTAATTCTTAAGCCAAAAAGGGAAATAAATAGTATTAGTAATTCTTTGCTAATACATATTTAGAACAGATTTGCCCAAAAAAATAGCCATATTTAGAACAGAAAAATACATTTTATCCCCAGAACTCTGGTTTATATGAACTTTAGTCCCAAAACTAGAAAATAATTGTTAACCTCGTGGGTCTGGCCTGGTGGCTCATCACTTGGTCCCTTAATCAAGATATTGGGAGTTCAAATCCCACCTTGGGTATGGAAAGCATCCTGTGGTCAGCCTTTGCCATTGGGAAGGGTCAAAGGGATTAGTCACTACGTTCAGTGTTAGATACCCTTGGGAaaccaaaaaagaaagaagaaaatatttgCCATATTTGGAACAGAAAAATGCATTTTATCACATGTTGTTCACATGTCTACCTTTTAGGAGATTCCTCCTTCCGCCCCAAATCCACCCGCTTTGAAATCTCAAATTTGAATATAAACTGCCACCATTTTCAAAGAAGTTAAGAGGCTAGGACAAGAGGTAAGATGACTGGTTGCGTGACCAAATTCACATACCAAATCCACCTAGAAGTTTGAGTGTTGAATAGATCTAAATGTGGGTAGAGGAGGTGCCAAGAAAGGAGAGAGACATGAAGACACTAGAGGAGAACAGCATGTTCTTGCAACTAACTGAGGATACAACTACTTGGCCAAGACAATCTCCTCCGCTGATCAACCCTTGGAGAACAAGGAAGTTGTATAACCGGTGATGATGGTAAATTCTCACACTTCAAGCACTTTTCAACTATGATAGCGGCCTATGTGGGTTCATCTCATGCCTATTCCTTAAAAACATTGCAAATGTTGTTGGAAGTGGTGGTGGTACCTATGTTGCACTGTGTTCAGTGCAGTGCAATGTTGGCTGTGCATCTGTGAAGAGGCTGATGAAGGAGTCAGAACAGCTTGGAGGAATCGAGTCCAATTGCAATCTCTTATGCATTTCTTGATTGTGGAGCCTAGAGGAGGAAGGCGTGGAATCAGAAGTCCCAAAATCATTCACATTTAAGAAAGTTCAGGAATTAGGTTACATTTTCTTTTAGTTCAGGAAACAGTGCACAAGCTTCTTTGACTCCACGGCAGTGCCATCTTTTTTGTGCTTATGTTGAAATCATGAACATAATCAATCATATCAAACTCACCTTTCTAAGAATGGTTTATATGCACACGACCTTGGACTTCTTTTAACATGTTGAATTCTTTCCTCCTTTTGTTTGTACATGAGCCTTTTTCTGGAGCCTTTTTCTGGTTTTATATATCTCTGGATATTAGTTAATCAAATTCAATTCAAGTTAATCAAATTCAATTCAGGAAGGAATCTTTGTTTAACTGGGCACCACAAATCTCAAGTTTTCTAATTACTTAGGCTGTTCTAACCACAAACTAGGTTATCTGGTTATGATTTATTTCCCTTCCTTTCAAGTTTAGTTGAATTTATTCTGTCCTCTACTTTTTGCTATTTACAAACCTTGTTCTTTCATCAGCGTGTTTTGGCAAAGGAGACACAACTTCATATAGCCCAGAAAGAGTTGAACAAACTAAAGGAACAAGTAAATAATGCTGAAACTACTAAGGCTCAAGCTCTTGTTGAGCTTGAAAGGGCTAAAAGGACAGTCGAGGAACTGACACAAAAGCTAAAAGTTGTCGATGAATCCAGGGAACTAGCGATCATGGCAACAGACACTGCAAAGGATCATGCGAAACAGCTTAAAGAAGTAAAGTATGGTAACTCTGATGGAACAAATGGTGCTTGGAAAGAAGAGCTTGAAGCTGCAGTTAAGAGGCATGCATCCATCATTACAGAACTCAATGCTGCAAAGCTAGAACTCAGCAAGATTCGTCAAGAATATGATTCTTCCTCGGATGCAAGAGAGTCTGCTTTCAAGCAAGTAGCAGAAGCAGAAAATATGATGAAGGAAAACTCAGAAAGAGCATCTGAGCTGTCTAAAGAAATTACTGCTGTAAAGGAATCAATTGAACAAACCAAGCATGCATCTGTTGAAGCACATCAGCAGCAAGCAATGGTGCTAGCTGAGAAAGATGTTCTAAGACGATCATATAAAGCCACCCTTGAACAATCCGAAAAAAaattgcttgatttaaagaaagAGTTCAATCCTGAGCTTGCCAAAAATCTTGAAGCACAGCTGGCGGAGACATTGAGTGAAATTGGTGCTCTGCAAAAGGAAATGGAAAATAAAAGGATGCAGGATTTGGACTCCGTGAAAAGTGTCACTCTGGAACTTGATGATGCCAAGGAGTCACTGCATAAGGTAGCAGATGAGGAAAGCTCTCTTAGGAGCTTGGTGGAAGCTCTTAAGGTGGAACTTGAGAATGTAAAGAAGGAACATTTGGAATTGAAGGAGAAAGAGTCTGAAACTGAATCTGTTGTCGGGAATCTGCATGTCAAGCTTCGTAAAAGTAAGTCTGAGCTTGAAGCCTGCTTGGCAGAAGAATCTAAAGTTAGAGGTGCATCTGAGGAAATGATCTCAACACTGAACCAGCTGCAATCTGAAGCTGAAAATGCACGGCAGGAAGCAGAAGACATGAAGAACAAAGCCACAGAATTGATGAAGGAGGCTGAAGTTACCAAGCTTGCATTAGAAGATGCAGAGGAAAAGCTCAAAGTTGCACTGGAAGATGCAGAAGCAGCAAAAGCAGCAGAGGCTAGTGCCCTTGACCAGATTACGGTGTTAACTGAAAGGACAAGTGCTGCGCGCGCCTCAACATCCGAATCTGGTGCTAAAATTACAATCTCAAGAGAGGAATTCGAGTCGCTAAGTCGTAAAGTTGAGGAGTCTGATAAATTAGCAGACATGAAAGTAGCTGCTGCCAAGGCACAGGTTGAGGCTGTGAAGGCAAGTGAAAATGAAGCTATCAAAAGATTAGAGACAGCTCAAAAGGAGATCGAGGATATGAAGACGGCAACACAGGAGGCCTTGAAAAAGGCCGAGATGGCTGAAGCGGCAAAGAAGGCAGTGGAGAGCGAGCTTCGGAGGTGGAGTGAGCGGGAGCAGAAGAAGGCAGCAGAAGCTGCTTCTCGAATATTGGCCGAAACTCAGGTGTCATCGGAATCATCTCCTCAGCACTACAGGATTCAAAAGCAGAACCCTCCTCCTCACAAAATGGAGGCGAAGAAGCTCGAGAAAGAGAAGGTCTCAGTTTCAAAGAAAGTCCTTGTGCCTACCATTAGCGGtatcttccacaggaagaaaaACCAGGTTGAAGGTGGATCTCCTTCTTTTTTGCCTGGTGAGAATCTTGCATGAAATTTGAGATTTGTTGTGTAGTTTGTGCAGCTCTTGAATGTGAGGGAAACAAAAAATGATCTGTGTGTAGTAGTTGAAAAATGAATGGATTATGGGAAGTGTTAATAGTGTAAATTGAACCAAGTAGATTATGTAATCTATTGTATTATTATGTTGCTTATGTTGAGGTTTCATGTTTGGTGGTAGCAACCCTTCCACGGGAAGCAATATCATTTAAATATGCATGCATACTTTGGAAACTTGTAAAGCACAGTGTGACTTAACACCACATTTGGCTTAGTATATAATCTTTGTTAGATAAATCCAtaaatgcttggaaaatatctGTTACAGCCACATTTCCCGTTTGACAGAGATGGTAGAACCATAATGTATGTTTGTGGTTTGTAGATATCAAATGGTGAGTGTATCTGTATATCGTTAGCATTGCTTCTGTTGTAATATTGTATTATGTTGAAAAATGGAAATAGTGAAtcttttcattcttcttttatttttatttattaagagTATTAATTTAACACATTGTGCAAAGTCATTTCATACAGTCATTTGCTTATGCATTGATTAAAACTGGCGCAGCATGTTAGAATACTATTCTTAATCGTGTAGAAAAGAATCTGAGTGtttaaaataactaataaacAAGTTATAATAAGAAAATGCTTATAAAAGTCTTTCTAAGATTATTAAGCAATGCTGTTTTTTAAAGTGGAAACACAATATTATAGATTCTGATAGATTAATGaaataatttagaaataaaaatcctatctaaa
Above is a genomic segment from Arachis stenosperma cultivar V10309 chromosome 1, arast.V10309.gnm1.PFL2, whole genome shotgun sequence containing:
- the LOC130964308 gene encoding WEB family protein At5g55860-like, with product MVAKIRQSATDSPNATKPEVGEIDTSPPFQSVKDAVSLFGEGAFSGEKPFIKKAKPYSAERVLAKETQLHIAQKELNKLKEQVNNAETTKAQALVELERAKRTVEELTQKLKVVDESRELAIMATDTAKDHAKQLKEVKYGNSDGTNGAWKEELEAAVKRHASIITELNAAKLELSKIRQEYDSSSDARESAFKQVAEAENMMKENSERASELSKEITAVKESIEQTKHASVEAHQQQAMVLAEKDVLRRSYKATLEQSEKKLLDLKKEFNPELAKNLEAQLAETLSEIGALQKEMENKRMQDLDSVKSVTLELDDAKESLHKVADEESSLRSLVEALKVELENVKKEHLELKEKESETESVVGNLHVKLRKSKSELEACLAEESKVRGASEEMISTLNQLQSEAENARQEAEDMKNKATELMKEAEVTKLALEDAEEKLKVALEDAEAAKAAEASALDQITVLTERTSAARASTSESGAKITISREEFESLSRKVEESDKLADMKVAAAKAQVEAVKASENEAIKRLETAQKEIEDMKTATQEALKKAEMAEAAKKAVESELRRWSEREQKKAAEAASRILAETQVSSESSPQHYRIQKQNPPPHKMEAKKLEKEKVSVSKKVLVPTISGIFHRKKNQVEGGSPSFLPGENLA